The sequence below is a genomic window from Candidatus Dadabacteria bacterium.
CTTCTTTGGGCATGTTGAGATAGGAAAGTATCTTGTCAGAACCCACGTCTAGGGTCCTAATGGTCACTCCATCCTCAAAATCAGCTGAGATCTCCTTGTATATTTTTAGCTGGGACCTTACACTAGGCCATTTCTTAAACCGTGCGAAGGCAAACTCCGTCCTGAAAAGTCCCGCTCTCTTAATGCCGTAACGCTTGGCCATCTCAGCATCGGCCGGAATTCCGACATTCGCCGTTATTTCGACGTTAAGACCGGTGCTGGTACTTTTTTCGGCTTCAGTCTCTATGAAGCTGCGGAGCTCAACGGCTTTTTGGTGCATGGATAGGTACTCATCCTTAAGCACCTGGTCGGGGTTTGTGAAAACGAAACCGCTCCTCCCGTCAACTATCATATCCTCCCCGGGATGTATCAGATTCACGATGTTGTCTATGCCGACAACTACTGGAATCCCAAGCGATTTCGCTATTATGACCGCGTGCGAAGTCTCTCCGCCTTTTTCAAGGACTATTCCCCCCACCTCCCCTTCAGCAGCCGTGACAAAAGAAACGCCTATCTCTCTTGCCACAAGTATCAAGGGCTCTCCGTCGGCGGAAGCGGAAATATTCTCGTCCTTTGAACGAGTAAGATCCCGGAGCATTCTCTCACCTATATCTCTGAAATCGTATGCCCTCTCCCTCATATAAGAATCCGGCAAGGATTCAAAACGTGATGCCTGGATTTCGAGATACTCAACCACCGCGGCCTCGGCCGAAACCCTCTTTTCATCTATGAGTTCGCCAGTTCCTTTCTCCATGTCGCGGCTATCCACTATCATCAGATGCGAGCGGAAAATATCCACTTCGTTTTTCGAGAGCTTCCCTTCAGAATCCATTTTTTTTATAGTCTTCTTAAGGTCTTGCGATATATTCTTTATAGAATTTCTAACTCTTCTCTTCTCGATTCCTGGAGTACGGGCCGTCATCTCCATAGTGGACATCTGGCGGAAAAGCCCGCGGAATGTAACCGCCTTGCCCACAGCCACCCCTTCAGAAACTCCTTTTCCCTGGTAGCTCCTCGTCTCGTGCTTTACCATGGACGGGGGTTTCAGCCGGTCCAGGGTGTTTGCGACTTCAAGAACCCCGGCAAGTCGTAGTGCTATTATCTGAAAAAGAGTCTGCTCGGCCGGGGTTATCTGCATGGGGGTTTTGTTCTGCCCGACAAGTACCCCGACACACACGTCGTGAAGCATTATGGGAACGCCTATGTAACTTTCGTATTCCTCTTCGCCTATTTCGGGAAAATATCTGTAATTGGGGTGCTTAGAAGCCGGCATGGCCACCAAAGGAACCTTCGTTTTATGAACCATCCCGGTAAGACCTTCATCCGAGCGCAGGAAGATATCACTTTTCGGTTTGACCTGAAGACCCCTGTTAGCCGTGAGCCTGAGAACCTCTCTTGAATCATCCCAGACATATATGGAGACGACATCGTAGTGAAGCGAGGACGAAATTTTTCTGACTACCCGACCCAAAACGGTGTTAAGACCCACGGACTTGTTGATCAAGTCGCTTATCTCATGAACCACCTTGAGATGAAAATGCTCCGGTTCAGTACGCTCTTTAGCAATCATAGGGTCACTCCGCCACACACAAAGAAATTAGTATTATACCACCATCAGACCCTGTTAGCGGAAAAAGGAGCATCTAAGAATTCCCTACCACGAACCTAAAAGATAAAGAAGAAAAAGCTTTCTCGGCAATAGATTTATGAAATATTGTATATATACTTCCCACGCCATGAGTC
It includes:
- the ptsP gene encoding phosphoenolpyruvate--protein phosphotransferase; translation: MIAKERTEPEHFHLKVVHEISDLINKSVGLNTVLGRVVRKISSSLHYDVVSIYVWDDSREVLRLTANRGLQVKPKSDIFLRSDEGLTGMVHKTKVPLVAMPASKHPNYRYFPEIGEEEYESYIGVPIMLHDVCVGVLVGQNKTPMQITPAEQTLFQIIALRLAGVLEVANTLDRLKPPSMVKHETRSYQGKGVSEGVAVGKAVTFRGLFRQMSTMEMTARTPGIEKRRVRNSIKNISQDLKKTIKKMDSEGKLSKNEVDIFRSHLMIVDSRDMEKGTGELIDEKRVSAEAAVVEYLEIQASRFESLPDSYMRERAYDFRDIGERMLRDLTRSKDENISASADGEPLILVAREIGVSFVTAAEGEVGGIVLEKGGETSHAVIIAKSLGIPVVVGIDNIVNLIHPGEDMIVDGRSGFVFTNPDQVLKDEYLSMHQKAVELRSFIETEAEKSTSTGLNVEITANVGIPADAEMAKRYGIKRAGLFRTEFAFARFKKWPSVRSQLKIYKEISADFEDGVTIRTLDVGSDKILSYLNMPKEENPLLGLRSIRFSMEYLDLFRDQVKSILLAAKKGGNFKILLPMVSNVWEVETAAQIIEELSAEVSLHRHDIPKLGIMMEVPALVYQFDDYADLIDFVSIGTNDLIQYLLAVDRNSNAVGHLYSAFHPSVVRMLDFTREQILSSGKEISICGEIAGVPSGTLLILALGYRHLSVSPLRFPYVKFLSDRLSERMLEEIRSDLLLLSKESDIERYLKDVLNSINPMLLEVE